The Numenius arquata chromosome 26, bNumArq3.hap1.1, whole genome shotgun sequence genome has a segment encoding these proteins:
- the DOK2 gene encoding docking protein 2, producing MEEAVVKQGVLHLQLQQTFGKKWKKFWGILYRESPCSTARLELFEGSAPPAAEKLRKSEGSKRLVKLSDCVHVAEASGDAGCPKETTLFLLETTDKRFLLAAEGTEAADWIQKLCELAFPRSREEQAAGKDGQQSSQDTNGGFSMEENSLYSSRDKAGLEQAFKVTVRATESSERCRLWGRCILRAGEEALELLDFQTLEIIYSWPYRFLRRFGRDKVTFSFEAGRRCASGEGNFEFETRQGNEIFQAIESAINVHWGRGTEELWRGGPGDETPRPLGHAKMPSWAQGHEEPGGTKLEPTREGKGPKAKPVMPPSSCPRSGEPSGTFLPSRGADCPYSEPCNSLHRGNPPLPEKSRRQDAPAKVAAESEYAVPFDTIAKTFMAGKFGSLVHRPEEVPDPFYDSIGVAGGQAGQQPPPCPTAAKPDHIYDEPEGLSSHTVYDEPEEVKGEAWRLQAASEEPTGHEYPYNPQRDDYAVPKRPVPLRQPFLLQGKEWLGDTEYDNVVLKIAKKRNLQ from the exons ATGGAGGAGGCGGTGGTGAAGCAGGGTGTGCtccacctccagctgcagcagaCCTTCGGGAag AAATGGAAGAAGTTCTGGGGCATCTTGTACCGGGAAAGCCCTTGCTCCACCGCCCGCCTGGAGCTCTTCGAGGGCTCGGCTCCGCCAGCTGCCGAGAAGCTGCGGAAAAGCGAGGGCAGCAAACGGCTGGTCAAGCTGAGCGACTGCGTCCACGTGGCCGAGGCCAGCGGCGACGCCGGCTGCCCCAAGGAGACCACCCTCTTCCTTCTGGAGACCACCGACAAGCGGTTCCTCCTGGCCGCTGAGGGCACGGAGGCGGCTGACTGGATCCAGAAGCTGTGCGAGCTGGCGTTCCCG aggagcagggaggagcaggcagcaggcaaaGATGGCCAGCAGAGCTCACAGGACACCAACGGCGGGTTCTCCATGGAGGAAAATTCCCTCTACAGCTCCCGGGACAAAG CCGGCTTGGAGCAGGCGTTCAAGGTGACGGTGAGGGCCACCGAGTCCTCCGAGCGCTGCCGGCTCTGGGGACGGTGCATCCTGCGAGCCGGGGAGGAAGCGCTGGAGCTTCTGGATTTCCagaccttggagatcatctacAGCTGGCCCTACCGCTTCCTGCGGCGTTTCGGGAGGGATAAG GTGACCTTCTCCTTCGAGGCCGGCCGGCGCTGCGCATCCGGAGAAGGCAACTTTGAGTTTGAGACCAGGCAAGGCAACGAGATCTTCCAGGCCATCGAGTCGGCCATCAATGTCCATTGGGGCCGGGGGACCGAGGAGCTGTGgcggggtggccctggggacgaAACCCCCCGGCCACTTGGCCATGCCAAGATGCCCAGCTGGGCTCAGGGGCATGAGGAGCCCGGTGGCACCAAACTGGAGCCCAcccgggaggggaaggggccaaaAGCCAAGCCGGTGATGCCCCCCAGCAGCTGTCCCAGGTCTGGGGAGCCATCGGGCACCTTCTTGCCCTCTCGTGGTGCCGATTGCCCCTACTCCGAGCCCTGCAACTCCCTCCACCGGGGGAACCCCCCGTTGCCGGAGAAGAGCCGGAGGCAGGATGCTCCAGCCAAGGTGGCCGCCGAATCCGAGTACGCCGTGCCCTTTGACACCATCGCCAAGACCTTCATGGCTGGCAAGTTCGGCAGCTTGGTCCATCGCCCCGAGGAGGTCCCCGACCCCTTCTATGACAGCATCGGGGTGGCGGGGGGGCAAGCGGGCCAGCAGCCCCCTCCGTGCCCCACCGCCGCCAAACCCGACCATATCTACGATGAGCCCGAGGGTCTGTCCTCCCACACCGTCTACGATGAGCCCGAGGAGGTGAAGGGGGAGGCGTGGAGGCTGCAGGCGGCCTCGGAGGAGCCCACCGGGCATGAGTACCCCTACAACCCGCAGCGGGATGACTacgccgtgcccaagagacccgtCCCCCTCCGGCAACCCTTCCTGCTGCAGGGCAAGGAGTGGTTGGGGGACACCGAGTACGACAACGTGGTCCTCAAGATTGCAAAGAAGAGGAACCTGCAGTGA